The genomic segment TCGCACTACTGATAAACTCTTTGCAACACTGCAAGGttatttgataaataatattaCAGAAAATATCTGACAtagtttgtggtcatttgctgGTGGAATCATAGAGGTAGCTAATATGTGAAGATGAGGGAAGAATCCAGATTCTAGTACATGTAGTGAAGTTCAAACAGGAAGAAGATTAactgaaaaagaatgagatttttcTGCAGGTTTTCAATGCACCAACAAAGTTGTAGAGATGACAAAGTGGACATACAGTACTTAGACACCTCGAAGAAATGGGTTAAGGGATTTTAGGACAAGTGGGATATTTTGGTTAAATAGAAATAGGGTTATTTTCTCTGTGCAGTATGGCAAGGGCTGCCTGCCCGCCCTCACTCACAGTAGACTCAGAGCGATTCTTTGGACCAGGAGATTGAAAAGAGTCTCAACTTACTCAAGTGTAGGTTTGAAATGAGGAAACGGATGTGAaatgatgaaagaatgaaaagtttAGGAAGAGTAACTAATACAAGAATAGTAGAGCATTTCAGAAGCATAACTGTAAAATCTGATAGGTGAGGTGAAATGTAAAAGggatgtaatttttttcccaaggaaGGGGCAAATTTAAAAGTACATGGAAGAGAAAGATTCTCAAGTGAAGAAAATACTCAGAATAATAGTATGCAAGGAACTatatactgtttaaaaaaaaaagtagcaccTGGGGATACAGTGGAGATTTGAAAAGCATCTTGGAAAAGCTCAATGTAATTATCCTCCTGGAGCTGGAATTTTTACTCTTTGCTTCAACAGTCACTTGATTTTAGGGGGGAAGACCTAACTGAATTAGGAAATACCAATTCTTGACAGGAGGAAAGAATCCATTCAATATACTGAGGGAAAAGGGGTTTTCATGTCAGAACAAGAAACCTAAGTGGAAATATAGGAAGTAGTGTTGTTTACTGAGTGATACCTAGAAAGCTCCCCTTTCTACACCATCACTGCCTGGCAAACTCGCTGCCTTCATTTCCCATTGAAGCTGTGTTATCAAAAATAAACGGAAGCTCGGTATTTGTAATCAGTTTTGCTAAGTTGCAACTCACTGTTTCCATTGGCTCAATTTGATGGACAGAAATGTGGCATTAAGCCTTATTCTTGATGATCCTGAAATTATTATGTCATTCCTTCTATTCCTTCTGGAAAAGACACAAAAAGCTGGCAGGCTTTTCCAGCTGATAAAATTAAATGTCATTAGTCATTATAAAACTAtgcacaagaaaaaaagagggacatgaaaacattaaatctTTTTAATGGGGCAGGAAGAGTGCGGTATACAGATAGTGCCGAATGAACAGTTGTCTTACCATATCTCCCTTATGAAAGTATTACCTACTGGAAAATCAGGCAGAGAAGCCCTGTCCAGAAATACAGTTCCAAAACTACCATGAAAAGATTGTTATTGGTACCTAATATGGATTTATTATCTCCTGTCAGGCCAAATTCAGATTATAAATATGTCATCAGTGGAAAAGGAAGCTAGTCGATGGTTCTATTTTTGAGTTCTTGTTTGAAACTAAttagtaaaatggaaagaaattcttTCCATAATTACATTCTCTcggtttaaaataattttaagtttcaaGAAGGcatagtacttaaaaaaaaaaatccctttgaatCGTAACTGTTTGTTTTAGTCCGGAGGTGCTATATCAATGAAATCTATTATGACAAAGTTGTCAGGACCAAAAAAGGCACTGCGCATGCTTCAATCTTAAGTGAGTGTTTGGTAAATCAATTTGaaggaaccagaaaaaaagagcatTTCTAACCTCATAAGCACAAATGCATCAAAAGAGATGACTTTATTGAGAAGAGTCCTTTTCAGGTGTGCCGAGTCACTTGGTAGAATGACTGTGACATAAGCCACATAACAGATTAAACAACTACAACTCAGTTGTttgtgtggcttttctttttgtttttgtggaaataaaaatttagctCTGTTTATATTTGATTTCCATGTAATTACAGGATGTGTTTACTGACATTAAAGGGGTTtacttggagaagttccttttaTAAGTTGAGCTTGTTTGCTTGGCAGTGATATAAATGCTATCTAAAAGTTTTCAGGAGCCCCACAAGATACAAGTACTATTTAAAAACTTACCAACCAGAGGCAGTCTATCATTTCCTTCCTGTAATGTCCTATCCCCACATGCCTCACCCCACCATTTTTCCTCCTGAAACATagccttcctctctttctccctggggccaatgtgttttctctctctcactctcctggACCACATATTCCTCTGCTGACAAGTCTCATTGGGGACTTGTCCTTTACAACTTTACAGTATAGGTATTTGGGTACTTCTTTTCAAGATTGTAAACTCTGAAAGAACTGTCGACCCTCAGTGCTTTGTGTAGTTTCTTGTACATAACTggtaataaatatttaccaaatggGTAACTGTTTCTCTTCATGTATTGCAGGTGACCTAGAAGACCCCGACTCCGTTCAGTGAGAGGAGCCAGAAAGACTTATTCTGGATGGTAGAACAAAAGGAAGAATATTGATGGATTTTAAACTGCAGTTTTTAAAGCAGTCGAGAATACTGAGGAAATAACTTCTCCTGCACCGCATATATAGGTTAAGGTGGTTTCTGATGCAGCTGAGAAAAATGCAGAGCATCAAGAAGGAGCAGGCATCTCTTGATGCTGGTAGCAGCGTGGACAAGATGATGATGCTTAATTCCACCTTAACCGAAGTCTCCGAAGACTTGACGACAGGGGAAGAGCTCCTTCTCAATGAAGGAAGTGTGGGGAAAAACAAATCTTCAGCATGTCGGAGGAAACGGGAATTCATTCCCGACGAGAAGAAAGATGCCATGTATTGGGAAAAGAGACGGAAAAATAACGAAGCTGCCAAGAGGTCTCGGGAGAAGCGTCGACTGAACGACCTGGTTTTGGAGAACAAACTCATCGCACTGGGAGAAGAAAACGCCAGTTTAAAAGCTGAACTGCTTTCCCTAAAATTAAAGTTTGGTTTAATTAGCTCGACAGCCTACGCCCAGGAGATTCAGAAACTCAGTAACTCTACAGCTGTGTACTTTCAAGACTACCAGACTTCCAAAGCCACCGTGAGCGCCTTTGTGGATGAGCACGAGCCCTCGGTGGTGGCCAGCAGTTGCATTTCTGTTATCAAGCACTCTCCGCAGAGCTCTCTGTCCGACGTTTCGGAAGTGTCCTCGCTAGAACATTCGCAGGAGGGCCCTGTGCAGAGTGGCTGCAGAAGCCCAGAAAGCAAGTTCCAGGTCATCAAGCAAGAGCCGATGGAACTGGAGAGCTATGCCAGGGAGCCCAGAGATGACCGGGGTGCCTACCGAGCGGCCGTGTATCAGAACTACATGGGGAGTTCTTTTCCTGGCTACTCTCACTCTCCCCCTCTGCTGCAAGTCACCCGATCCTCCAGTAACTCTCCGAGGACATCGGAAACTGATGAAGGCGTGGTAGGAAAGTCATCCGATGGAGAGGATGAGCAGCAGGTCCCCAAGGGCCCGATCCACTCTCCCGTTGAACTTCAGCGTGTCCATGCCACCGTGGTTAAAGTTCCAGAAGTGAATTCCTCTGCCTTGCCACACAAGCTTCGGATTAAAGCCAAAGCCATGCAGATAAAAGTGGAAGCCTTTGATCACGAATTTGACGGCACGCAAAAACTCTCCTCGCCTGTTGACATGACGTCTAAGAGACATTTCGAACTCGAGAAGCATAACACCCCCAGTCTGGTGCATTCTAGTCTCACTCCCTTTTCAGTGCAAGTGACTAACATTCAAGATTGGTCTCTCAAATCCGAACACTGGCATCAAAAAGAACTTAATGGCAAAACTCAGAATAGTTTCAAAACTGGAGGGGTCGAAGTGAAAGACAATGGTTACAAAGGCTCTGACCCAGAGAATTTGTTTCTGAAGCAGGGCATAGCAAACTTGTCTGCAGAGATGGTCTCACTTAAAAGACTTATAGCCACACATCAAATCTCTGCTTCAGACTCTGGGTAAAATTACTACTGAACAAGCTCTGGGCATTTAGAGATGTCATTTGTAATAGATGAGTACGTTTTGTATTAGGCTGAATTTTCACTGGACCTGTGATGTCATTTCACTGTAATGTTCACATGTTGTCTGTTGAGTGTCTTTTTGTGCACAAATTATTATGAGATTAGACTGTGTCATCACTCTGCCTTGTGTATATCAAATAGTCCATCACAAAGGCTGTATATATTGaacattatttttgttgttctatTAAAAAGTGTGTAAGTTACCAGTTTCAATAAAGGATTGGTGACAAACACAGAATTTCTGCTCCATTGCACTTAATTTTGTGGGAAAGAAAGAgcaatttaaattacaaaaatagatACTGTATTAAGATATTCTGCATTTTACTTCTTTGGAGGAGTTTTCTTCTATCTATAagggaaaaccaaaacataagttcaacacataatttttttttctagtttggcTCAGGCTATGATGAGTTTGAAAACCTTCCAAAGGGGGAGAGTAGGGAAGAGAAGCTGGGGAATGCATTCTCTTGCATTTGAGACTAGTAATTTACTCAATTACTCCccattatctgtttttctttaaggttacattttctctatcctttttttttttctaaatagaaaaatcCAAGTTGTTTAGCTTCAGAGTCTCTTTAGTCATCTCTCTTTTAAGTATGACACATGAATGTGAATAGAGTCACTGACCCAGTTTATTATTTAGAGGTTCCATTAAAAGAATGGATAGAAGACTAAGGATGAAgtcatttttatgttattgtaaATCTTAACAGTTATAGAGTATAACAGTCTAGGGAATTAAGCTAGtgaaatactgtttttatttagTTTCCACAATTTCAAAGAATATGTCCGTGATCACATTCCACCATATTCAGTCTGAGGATATGTAATGACTTGGTTTTCTTACTGGTTGTCAATGATGAATATAAATAATAGCTCCAGTGTGGAAACTCTTTATAATATAGAAGTCCAGACTAAGGCATCATTCTAGGTAAACCGATGACATGATCATGACTGATGATTTGTCCAAGGTCCTCAATTGCCCCATAGAAGTAAGTGTCCTCAAGTACAGACCAAGTGTGTGTTCTGTTGCAAGGCGGGACTGGCTTGTGGGGGGTTGGATGTTGATCAAGTACAGCTTTCTCTGTAGCTGTTCTCCTCACCAAAGCCCTCTCCAGAACTCTTTACACTGACCTCTTTTGCATTGGAGGCGGGGACGGTAAGGACTTAGGGCTTCATTAAACATGTGCAGGATGGACTTAACACTCACTCTATTACACGTATCTCGTGGTGGCACCTAGGAAGAGCCCAATCCCAATTGTAGCATCCCAGATTAGGGGTCTCCAGCGTTTCTGACTGCCTGGTTTGAATAAAAAGCCTGATTTTTGATATCTTAGACTTCctgtacttttatattttaaaaagtgatcctTTTGAGTTAAAAGGAATGCTAGAACACGCACACATGCCGTTTGTACACACTGACCAGTTTTCTCTCTGAAATCTCTTGACTCTTAGAGAAATGTGTTGCCAGTCTTGGCCCttggccttctctcttttttattagtGACtgggtgaggcccagagagaagccCATCCTATTTGCAAATGTTACAGAGCAGAGGAGGGCTAAGATACAGGAGACAGTTGGGATCCAAAAGCGTTCAACAGCCTAGGATGGATGGAATGAATCTAACAACGTGAATTATAAAAGGAATAGAGTGTAAAGTCAGGTTCCTGTGCTAAGCAGGAAAACCAACGACTGTGCAAGTTCACAACTGGGAAAAAACAATAACTACACACGGAGGGAAAAAAGCTTTAGTTCCCTCCAGCTTATTGTGAATCAGTGTCCAGTGGAATGCTGGATCGTGTCAACACAGTGTCCAGGCATGGAGACAACTGTCCTGCTGTCCTGGGTGCATGCGTGCAGAGATGCAGTAGTAAACATTCCAAAGGAACCCAGCAGAGAATGGGAGATTTTGCAGCCATGAAATAggagcaaatattaacagaactgTGGATAAACTGCCCTGAAAAGGGACAAACCTTATACTGTGTGGTACTTACTGTAAGAGTCCAAGTGGATAATAGCAAAAAAGGTAAATCTTGAGTTGTTTTCAGGAAGAATTATGCATCTGTCAGAGCAGTGCAGGAGCAAATCACCCTGCCTACCTGAGGCCATAGTACCTCCCCTGTTCATTGCTaatgttggggacttccctggtggcgcagtggttaagaatccgcctgccaatgcaggggacatgggttcgatccctgctccaggaagatcccacatgccgcggagaaactaagcccatgcaccacaactactgaagcccgtggacctagagcccgtgttccgcagcaagagaagccgctgcaatgagaagcctgagcaccgcaacaaagagttgTCCCCGTtcgtcacagctagagaaagcccatgcgcagcaatgaagacccaatgcagccaaaaaaaaaaaaccagctacAATTGCTAATGTTAGCCATTATGGTGAGTATATTACATTTGGATGCCCTCTTCCTTCGTCATTTTGTCGTGTAATTTCAAGGATCTAAGATGTAGCTGTGATAATATTTGAGATGTTACTCCTTAAAAGTACAGAATGACATAAGCAATTCCAAACTCActaggaatgaaagaaaaagtccaATAATACTGTGATACTTCTGTTTCATGATGTCAACTGAGGAAACGCTACCACCTCACCCTCCCACTCACAAAATTCCCCCCAATGATAGAAAATGTGTTTAAAGCCAGATAAAACTATaaccatacttcaaaaaagcAAGAGATGGAAGCCTTGGAGCATCATAATTTCCTAAGAGTTCCCAGAAAGGTGGCTATCAGGTAGGCCTCGATAGGGAGGAAGCTGCAGCCGGGACAACACAGAGACCCCACTTCAGCCACTGGACACGAGCAGAGGGGAGGGCAGCCTGAATGCTCGGCAGTGGGGCTAATGGGGAGGCTGCAGCAGAAACAGCTgaccctcccctccacctgcccaGGACCAGGCAAGCAGGAGCAGGGACTGCGGTGGGGCGGATTCAGAGAGGCAGGCAGCGTCCCGGGACCAACATGTAGAACACAGACCTCAAGGTCCCTGTGTAGCCTGCCAACAGCACATCCCTCCTGTGTCCAGCAGTATCTTGTTGTCgttgttcttattttattattgtgcCCACTTTGTGAAGGAGAatactgaggctctgagaggttaacTTGCCACAgaccctcacagcagccagaacCCAGGCCCCACGGGACCAGGACAAGGCAGGCCAGCCAAGTATCGTCTGACACTGGCTTTTCCCCTGAAGTAATCAAGCGAGGTGAGACTACAGAGTTTCTCTAATCAGCAGAAAAGAAGGGGGGCATCTAGGGAGATGTCTCTGCAAACTCGTGGAAGTGCTACGTGAGCATCTACTTTTGTATGGCATCCCAGTTGTGTAATAACTCTTCACAAGGCAAATATTCCCAAATAAAAGCAGCTAACATCTGGGTAGGTCTTCTGGTTTATGTGAATGTTCACACATGTTAGTTCCTTCTGAAGTCCAGTCCCTCATAAGTGGGCACCTTTTTGTCACACAGTCATTGTTGattgtaaacttttaaaaaaattgttatatttttttaaaaaatggtagctATTGAACTCATTTTTGAAAACTAGAAATTCTCTCTCAAAAATGACAGTCATTGGCAGCACCCAttgcgggggtgtgtgtgtgtgtgtgtgtgtgtgtgtgtgtgtgtgtgtttttggcaGGAACTGGGGACTGTTTAAGAAGTAGTACAACCATTGGAATGACATTGTAAAGTATCCACAAactacacacaccaaaaaaatttCAGTAAGAAAGACTTGCCGAGGATATGAAATTGTGGGATACTCAAGATTCCAGTGAAGATAGAGAAATAGAGACAATTTAGAATTAGGAACTATAGTCAAATTAGAAATGTGAACTAGGATGTCTTATGGGAAGGTAAGATAAAATATGACTGGTTAAAAGACTTTGGCACTATTTTTCGCAGAGCTAGCTT from the Hippopotamus amphibius kiboko isolate mHipAmp2 chromosome 2, mHipAmp2.hap2, whole genome shotgun sequence genome contains:
- the NFIL3 gene encoding nuclear factor interleukin-3-regulated protein, which produces MQLRKMQSIKKEQASLDAGSSVDKMMMLNSTLTEVSEDLTTGEELLLNEGSVGKNKSSACRRKREFIPDEKKDAMYWEKRRKNNEAAKRSREKRRLNDLVLENKLIALGEENASLKAELLSLKLKFGLISSTAYAQEIQKLSNSTAVYFQDYQTSKATVSAFVDEHEPSVVASSCISVIKHSPQSSLSDVSEVSSLEHSQEGPVQSGCRSPESKFQVIKQEPMELESYAREPRDDRGAYRAAVYQNYMGSSFPGYSHSPPLLQVTRSSSNSPRTSETDEGVVGKSSDGEDEQQVPKGPIHSPVELQRVHATVVKVPEVNSSALPHKLRIKAKAMQIKVEAFDHEFDGTQKLSSPVDMTSKRHFELEKHNTPSLVHSSLTPFSVQVTNIQDWSLKSEHWHQKELNGKTQNSFKTGGVEVKDNGYKGSDPENLFLKQGIANLSAEMVSLKRLIATHQISASDSG